The segment TGATAATTGTTGCTGAAATCTTGACAAGGTTTAGAGAGTCACTGCCAACTATAAGTGCAAATATTGTTGCAATTACAGGTTGTAAATAAATGAAAACACCTACAGTTGTTGGTTTTAGTTTTGTTAATCCATATAAATTAAAAAGATAAGTAATACAAGTTGTAAAAATAATTATAAAGCCTACTTTTAAATAAATTGATGTTGGCATTGTTAGCCAATTAACTTCCGTTAATTCTGGGAGACCAAAAGGAGTAACAATGAGTAATCCAAATAAATACAACCATTTTATAAAAACTATTGGGTGGTATTTTGCTATTATTTTTTTTACCAAAATTAAATACAATCCGTAAGAAGCAGCATTAACAAACACCAAAAAATTACCTAATGTTCTATTGCTTGCGCTTCCATCTGTGTCATTGCCATAAACTATTAAAATAATTGTACCAATTAAGCCAATAATAACGCCAATTATTTTTCTTTTGACTAGTTTTTCTTTTAATAAAATACTAGAAAAAATGAATACTAAAATAGGCGAAGTTACCATCATTACAGAAGCACTAATTGGTGTGGTTAAACTTAATCCTTTAAAAAATGTTAACATATTAAATCCAACTCCAAAAAAAGCAGCAAGCAGTATTTTTTTATAATCAGATTTTTCTATTTTTTCCGCTTTTACAAACAAACTAGCGAGCCAAAAAACAATTGTTGCTCCACTTACTCTTAATAAAATTAATCCGTAAGGTTTAATGTGTAAAGGCATTACGTCTTTAGCAATTGTAAAAGTTACACCGTAAATTAATGTAGCAATTGAAACAGCAATTAAGGCTAGTGTTCTTGTATTCATAAAAAATAAATCTATAATATAAATGCAAAGTTGATGATAAATTTTAGACCAATTGTATAAAAATAGAGTTTCAGGAGATACTAAAATTATTTTAAATTTTGTTTGTTAACTTTTAATTCGTCTATCAAATCTGGAGTTTTTTAATACTTATCTAGGGTAAATTTCATTTGGGTGAGAAGGCATTGGTTGGGTTGCTTCAAAAAACACAAGATATTTCATTGCTTTTTCACCTAAATCACCTCCTTTTATTGCTGTATGAAATTGTGCTATTGGCATTTTCTTCTTCTTTAGTTTTTCCAATGCCAAATACATTTGCTCCAGCCTTTTTAATGAATGAAAAAATAAGATTTTTTTAGATTTTAATTACTATTTTGGTTTTTTGTGTGATGTGAATAAACAAATTTTATACAATTTCTTTATATTTGTAACTAGACCTTATTTAATATGACAGTACATCATTTAGCAGAAGAAAATTCTATTCTTAATAAATTTATTGCAGAAATTAGAGATATTAATATTCAAAAAGATTCTTTACGTTTTCGAAGAAATATAGAGCGTATTGGTGAAATTTTGAGTTATGAATTAAGCAAAAACCTTTCTTATTCATCGGTGGATATTACAACTCCTTTGGCGGTTGCAAAAACAAGTTTAGCACAAAAAAACATTGTGTTATGTTCAGTTTTAAGAGCAGGTTTACCACTTCATCAAGGGTTATTAAACTATTTTGATGATGCAGAAAATGCATTTATATCAGCATATAGACATCACCCAAATAATGATGAAGAATTTGAAATTGTTGTAGAGTATTTTGCTTCTCCATCTTTAGAGAATAAAATACTGCTTTTAGCAGATCCAATGTTAGCCACAGGAAAATCTTTGGTATCTGTTTATGAATCCATTAAAAAGCACGGAATTCCAAAAGAAATTCATCTGGTTTGTGTAATTGGTTCAAAAGAAGGTGTTGCTTTTGTTGAAAAAAATTTTCCTAAAAACACGCATCTATGGATTGCTGTAATTGATGATGATTTAAATGACAAAGGGTATATCGTTCCAGGTTTAGGCGATGCTGGAGATTTATCATTTGGCAATAAGTTATAAAATAAAAGGAGCTAAAATTGCACCAATTAGAAGCGTAGTTAAAATTATATTTTTAATTAAATTATGCTCAATAATTTCTATTCCGTTTGCAATAATTATTGATGTTGGAAATAGTAAAAAAATGAGTTCTGAACCATTTTTACCTTCAATTAGATATATAAAACTTACTGCTACTAGTGTGTTTATAATAAGTAAGATCCAATTTTTCTTAAAAGAATTATTTACTGAGAACGTTTTAGGTGATTTTAAAAATAAAGAGGCCAATGTTAGTAAAAACAATAAACTCATCAACCAAATAGCACTATTTTTTGTATAAAAAGTGATGTTGTTACCTATATTGAAATCAAAAAGGGTAGTAAAAACAACTGTTTTATCATACCAAAAACAATAAGTAAAAAACAATATTAATGGAACAATAAATCCAATAATTGGTACCAATAAGGTGTGTATTGTTATTTTTTGATGATAAAAAATTGCAACATAAATTAAGATAAAAAATACAATTGAAAATGGGGATATTATAAATGAAATACCAAGCCAAAACCCGCTATCAAATAATTTTTTTAGAACTTCTTTATTAGATTTTAAACTATATGTTTTTCGTAAGAAAAGTAAATGTAAAATAAATAAGTACAGCTCTTTATATAAGGAAAAAGTTGGTAAAAAAAAGATTAAAAACAGTGTGAATATGAAAAAAGCATACGTGTTATCAAAAGTTAATGCATTCTTAGAAACAATAAAGTTGTAGAAGAAAAACATAGTTAAAAAAAGAATTAAAAAACCGCCACTTTTTAACAAGGCGTCTACTGTAAATCCATCAATAAAAAAAGAAGAAAAAATAGTGAATAGAAAGAGAAAAAAAAACAATATTGTAATAACAATAAAATTTATAGGTTTTGATTTACCGAAAAAATTGGCTAACATCTTTAGTTTTTATATTTTTGCACTGTAAATATACTTAAGTTATGA is part of the Polaribacter sp. SA4-10 genome and harbors:
- a CDS encoding DMT family transporter gives rise to the protein MNTRTLALIAVSIATLIYGVTFTIAKDVMPLHIKPYGLILLRVSGATIVFWLASLFVKAEKIEKSDYKKILLAAFFGVGFNMLTFFKGLSLTTPISASVMMVTSPILVFIFSSILLKEKLVKRKIIGVIIGLIGTIILIVYGNDTDGSASNRTLGNFLVFVNAASYGLYLILVKKIIAKYHPIVFIKWLYLFGLLIVTPFGLPELTEVNWLTMPTSIYLKVGFIIIFTTCITYLFNLYGLTKLKPTTVGVFIYLQPVIATIFALIVGSDSLNLVKISATIIIFFGVYLVTKRVDKFAK
- the upp gene encoding uracil phosphoribosyltransferase, translating into MTVHHLAEENSILNKFIAEIRDINIQKDSLRFRRNIERIGEILSYELSKNLSYSSVDITTPLAVAKTSLAQKNIVLCSVLRAGLPLHQGLLNYFDDAENAFISAYRHHPNNDEEFEIVVEYFASPSLENKILLLADPMLATGKSLVSVYESIKKHGIPKEIHLVCVIGSKEGVAFVEKNFPKNTHLWIAVIDDDLNDKGYIVPGLGDAGDLSFGNKL
- a CDS encoding DUF6427 family protein, encoding MLANFFGKSKPINFIVITILFFFLFLFTIFSSFFIDGFTVDALLKSGGFLILFLTMFFFYNFIVSKNALTFDNTYAFFIFTLFLIFFLPTFSLYKELYLFILHLLFLRKTYSLKSNKEVLKKLFDSGFWLGISFIISPFSIVFFILIYVAIFYHQKITIHTLLVPIIGFIVPLILFFTYCFWYDKTVVFTTLFDFNIGNNITFYTKNSAIWLMSLLFLLTLASLFLKSPKTFSVNNSFKKNWILLIINTLVAVSFIYLIEGKNGSELIFLLFPTSIIIANGIEIIEHNLIKNIILTTLLIGAILAPFIL